The following coding sequences lie in one Rutidosis leptorrhynchoides isolate AG116_Rl617_1_P2 chromosome 4, CSIRO_AGI_Rlap_v1, whole genome shotgun sequence genomic window:
- the LOC139844293 gene encoding probable pyruvate, phosphate dikinase regulatory protein, chloroplastic, with protein MIPPITEPTSTGNPNTEQFPSSNGRKLGNISGQLNRWSRARVIRSGRKLDRPPVHHQTATQHVDQLPKEINVSITSPSSSSLSSLEDCTLKESDDDDLVAKGKEIYMVSDGSGRTAEHSVNAALGQFEHFMVHRGCSVNTRLFSGINDIERLMEIIMQAAKEDAILIYTLADEKMAASARHACKVWGVSSIDILRPIIDAIASHLGVSPSGLPRGAPGRKFPLTDDYFKRIDAIEFTIKQDDGALPQNLHRADIVIAGVSRSGKTPLSIYLAQKGFKVANVPIVVGIELPKSLYEIDPKKVFALTINPVMLQTIRRERAKSLGFVEDEKSSYAEMVHVREELDYATKIFVQNPTWPVIEVTGKAIEEIAVIVLRLYQDRKQNSSIPVISRIY; from the exons ATGATTCCACCGATCACAGAACCGACATCCACCGGCAACCCAAATACTGAACAATTTCCGTCATCAAACGGTCGGAAACTCGGTAACATTAGCGGTCAACTGAACCGTTGGTCCAGAGCTCGAGTGATCAGATCAGGCCGAAAACTAGACCGCCCACCCGTTCACCATCAAACCGCCACACAACACGTTGATCAGTTACCAAAAGAAATTAATGTTTCTATTACTAGTCCCTCATCTTCTTCCTTATCATCATTGGAAGATTGTACGTTAAAAGAATCGGATGATGATGACCTAGTGGCTAAAGGGAAAGAGATATATATGGTTTCTGATGGGTCGGGTCGGACTGCAGAGCATTCGGTTAATGCTGCGTTGGGTCAGTTTGAACATTTTATGGTTCATCGTGGATGTTCGGTTAACACTCGTTTATTCTCTGGG ATTAATGACATAGAACGACTCATGGAGATCATAATGCAAGCAGCAAAAGAAGATGCAATACTCATTTACACACTAGCCGACGAAAAAATGGCCGCTTCAGCTCGACACGCTTGCAAAGTATGGGGTGTGAGTTCCATCGATATACTTAGACCAATTATAGATGCAATCGCATCCCATTTAGGCGTCTCACCTTCTGGGCTTCCTCGTGGGGCCCCGGGAAGGAAATTTCCATTAACCGATGATTACTTTAAAAGAATCGACGCTATCGAGTTTACAATAAAACAAGATGATGGAGCTTTACCTCAGAACTTGCACAGAGCTGATATTGTCATTGCTGGTGTTTCACGATCTGGGAAGACTCCATTGTCGATTTATTTGGCTCAAAAAGGATTTAAGGTGGCAAATGTGCCTATCGTTGTAGGTATTGAGTTGCCCAAGAGTTTATATGAGATTGACCCGAAAAAGGTGTTTGCTTTGACGATAAATCCTGTTATGTTGCAAACGATAAGGAGAGAACGAGCAAAGAGTTTAGGGTTTGTTGAAGATGAGAAAAGTAGTTATGCAGAGATGGTTCATGTGAGGGAGGAGCTAGATTATGCTACTAAGATTTTCGTACAAAATCCTACTTGGCCCGTCATCG AAGTAACTGGGAAAGCAATTGAAGAAATAGCCGTCATCGTTTTAAGACTTTACCAAGACAGGAAGCAAAATTCGTCCATACCAGTTATCTCGAGAATCTACTAG